From a region of the Phosphitispora fastidiosa genome:
- a CDS encoding transposase domain-containing protein, with translation MFSDTAKGAQASAVVYSIVETAKANKLNVFMYLVHILSTMPGVDFKTTPSILKDFMPWSEKLPDYCRNTKD, from the coding sequence TTGTTTTCAGATACAGCTAAAGGAGCCCAAGCCAGTGCCGTTGTCTACAGTATTGTGGAAACGGCAAAGGCCAATAAACTCAACGTATTTATGTATCTGGTTCATATCCTCAGCACAATGCCGGGGGTTGACTTTAAGACCACCCCGTCTATCCTAAAGGACTTTATGCCCTGGTCAGAAAAACTGCCGGATTACTGCCGAAACACA